The nucleotide sequence TTGACATTGACCAGATTCAACAGGCTGTGAAGCAAGGGAAGCTGACGGTCTTTGCCGATGTCATGCACGGTGCAGCAGCTGGGGGATTGCTGCGGTTGCTGGATGCCCCAATTCGAGAGTTACACAGTCACCGTGATCCGCTCTTTGGGGGGGGTGCCCCTGAACCCCTGCCTCGATACTTGACTGAACTGCTGGGTCAGGTCCGGTCCTATCACCAGCAAAATCCGACTGAACTCGTGGTGGGGTTAGTTTTTGATGGAGATAGCGATCGCATCGCAGCCGTAGACCGCCAGGGCAACTTCCTCAGTTCTCAGATTCTGATTCCCATTCTGGTGGAGCATCTGGTTGCCCGACGAGGGTTGACCGGTGAGTTCATCAAAACCATTAGTGGCTCAGATCTGATGCCCAGGGTGGCTGCCCTGTATGGCTTATCCGTCTTTGAAACTCCAATTGGTTACAAGTACATTGCCGATCGAATGCTGGAAACTCAGGTTTTGCTGGGTGGTGAAGAGTCTGGCGGCATTGGCTATGGCAACCATATCCCGGAGCGAGACGCCCTGCTGTCAGCTCTGTATTTGCTGGAAGCCGTTGTTCAATCTGGCAGAGATTTGAGTGACCTTTACCGCGATCTGCAAAAGCGGACTGGCTACATCTCCGAATATGACCGAATTGATCTGCCCCTTTCGGGGATGGATGCCCGAGATCGCCTGCTTCATCAATTACAAACCAATCCTCCCAGGGAAATTGATGGTCAGCCAGTGGTGGACTGCCTGGCGATCGATGGCTACAAGTTTCGCCTGGAGGATGGCAGTTGGCTGCTGATTCGCTTCAGCGGTACGGAACCTGTTCTGCGTCTTTACTCCGAAGCGGCAACCCTGGAGCGGGTACATCAAATTCTGGATTGGGCAAAAGAGTGGGCTGGTAAGGCTTAGAAATGTGGAGTCAATAAACCGAAAACCTCAGCGTTCTACCACAGAGCCACAGAGCCATTCCTATTCGAATGGCTCTGAATTAAGCTAAATACGATCGCCCAGATCTCCAACTTCTTCAAGAGGTTGGAGATCTCTTACCCCTGATGTCAGTGCCATTCATTCCTATTCCTCTGTGTCTCTGTGGTGAAATCTCAGGGTATCCAAATTCCCATTCTCTATCCCCTGCCTCTGTACCCCCTTTCCTTTAAGGGATTGCTGATTCAGATATGAATTGAGCGTTGTATGAATTGAAACTTCGTTCCAATTCATACTGCTATTCAGCACCCCCCCCTGTACCCCGATTAAACATCGCCATTTCAACCAATATGGGTTAAGGTTATCCCTGGAAACTCATCTTGGACTGATTTATCTATGCATTCCTGGCGATCGCTTCCCCGCTTTTTGATGGTAAGCATTACCGGATTTTTCCTGGCACTGGGTCTGCACGCCTGCCAGCCTGCAAGTACATCCCAGGCTCCCGTCACCCCAGCAGAACCAGCAGTGACAACTCCCCAGCCAGCCGCTCCAACCGCTTCACCCCTGCCCCCAGAAACGGCGGCGATCGCGGCCAGTGCTGGACCCAGGGGCCTATTTGACCCGCCCCGGGGAGATGTCCGGTTTCTGGTGATCAGTGACCTGAATGATGTCTATGGGTCAACCCACTATCCCCCTGAGGTGGATAAGGGCATGAAGCTGATTCCCTTCTGGAAGCCTGACATGGTCTTATGCAGCGGAGATATGGTGGCCGGGCAGGATCCGACCCTGACCGATGAGCGCCTGCGGGCGATGTGGAATGCATTTGATGACCATGTGGCGGCTCCCCTGCGTCAGGCAAACCTGCCCTATGGCTTCACCATTGGTAATCACGATGCCTCTGCCGCCCTGGGCGTGACCGGGAAATTTCTGTTCCAGCGGGAACGGAACGTGGCCGCTGAATACTGGAAAGACCCGGCACACAATCCCGGTGTTCAATTTGTTGATCGGTTTGAGTTTCCTTTCTATTACACCTTTGAGTTTCAAGATATTTTCTTTCTGGTCTGGGATGGGTCATCCCATCACATTCCCCCAGACAAACTGGCCTGGGTGGAAAAGGCCCTGTCCAGTGAGCAGGCACAAAAGGCTAAGATGCGGATTTTGTTAGGGCATTTGCCGCTGTATGCAGTGGCGATCGGCCGCAATGAGCCATCTGAGGTGATGGAAAACGCCGATCAACTGCGGGCAATGCTGGAAAAATACCGGGTTCATACCTATATCAGCGGGCATCACCACGCCTACTATCCGGCCCATCGAGGCAACCTGCAACTCCTGCACATGGGTATTTTGGGTGCAGGTCCCCGCCCTCTGGTAGATGGCACCCCCCCCCGTAAAGCCTTGACCGTTGTAGACGTTAAGTTCAATTCCCCTGAGCTGACCACCTATACCACCTACGATATCCAGACCTTGCAACTGATTGAATATAAAGAACTGCCCCGCTTCCTGACTGGACACAATGGCATTGTGATGCGACGGGATGTGCCGTGGAGTGAGTTGACGGCTGAGGAAAAAGCTACCTGCATCAATAAACTGGGTAGCCAGCGATGTACGGCTTGAGGTTATCGCCCTTTTCAAGGGTCTGAGGTACAGTGAGGGTGCGGAACACCCTACTGCGCCTCACATCCCTGTACATCACTCAATTGAGAAACGCTGTATAAACTGGAACTTTGGAAGTTTACCACAGAGACACAGAGGGCACAGAGGAATGGCTCTGTGGTAGCCTTCTATGGCTATTCAAGCGGGTTGTCAGGTTTGCTAAATGTGCGTTCTTTGATGGGTTGTGCCGGGTTGCCAGCATAAATGGTCATGGGTTGCAGCGATCGCCCGGTAACACTTCCCAGGCACAGCACAGCTCCTTCTCCTACCCTGACCCCAGGACCCACCACTGCATTCGCCGCAATCCAACTTCCCCGCTCAATCCTGATTGAGTCTGGTATCAGCTTAAACTCGGGATGTTGCCAGTCATGATTGCCAGTGCAAAGATAAACACCCTGAGAAATACAGACATGACTTTCTAGCGTAATCGGTGCCACATTATCCAACCAGGCGTTTTCGCCAATCCAGACATAGTCACCCACGCTTAGCCGCCAGGGAAACTTGATCTGCACCCCGGGTTTAATGCGCACACCCTGCCCAATTTGCGCCCCAAACCTGCGGAGTATCCAGACCTTGATGGCAGAAAATGGAAGCCAACGGCTACGGACAAGGGGGTCACCCAGGTAATACCAGGAAAGTTGTTTCCAGAGGGGGGCACCGGGTGTGTAATCCCCCAGGGTATATTCGTTCAGTTGCATGGGAACAGGTGATGGGTGGTAAGCTGTGCTGGGAGGGGCAGCCCAGAAATGGTCAGTGGTAGATCCCCCTGTTCCTATTTCGATCGCTGTCGGTAAAAATGG is from Leptothermofonsia sichuanensis E412 and encodes:
- a CDS encoding phosphoglucomutase/phosphomannomutase family protein, which encodes MNHPLSILLTSPSIKFGTDGWRGVIAADFTFERLAFVAPLAAKVLADFYGKTTDNRTVIVGYDRRFLSEEFAHAVADAVTAAGFDVLLSEGYAPTPAFSWAAKQHHALGALVITASHNPGKYSGLKVKGAFGGSVPPVVTQRIEAMLKEGVTVQATPSTLQTFDPWQGYCEELRTKVDIDQIQQAVKQGKLTVFADVMHGAAAGGLLRLLDAPIRELHSHRDPLFGGGAPEPLPRYLTELLGQVRSYHQQNPTELVVGLVFDGDSDRIAAVDRQGNFLSSQILIPILVEHLVARRGLTGEFIKTISGSDLMPRVAALYGLSVFETPIGYKYIADRMLETQVLLGGEESGGIGYGNHIPERDALLSALYLLEAVVQSGRDLSDLYRDLQKRTGYISEYDRIDLPLSGMDARDRLLHQLQTNPPREIDGQPVVDCLAIDGYKFRLEDGSWLLIRFSGTEPVLRLYSEAATLERVHQILDWAKEWAGKA
- a CDS encoding metallophosphoesterase family protein, producing MHSWRSLPRFLMVSITGFFLALGLHACQPASTSQAPVTPAEPAVTTPQPAAPTASPLPPETAAIAASAGPRGLFDPPRGDVRFLVISDLNDVYGSTHYPPEVDKGMKLIPFWKPDMVLCSGDMVAGQDPTLTDERLRAMWNAFDDHVAAPLRQANLPYGFTIGNHDASAALGVTGKFLFQRERNVAAEYWKDPAHNPGVQFVDRFEFPFYYTFEFQDIFFLVWDGSSHHIPPDKLAWVEKALSSEQAQKAKMRILLGHLPLYAVAIGRNEPSEVMENADQLRAMLEKYRVHTYISGHHHAYYPAHRGNLQLLHMGILGAGPRPLVDGTPPRKALTVVDVKFNSPELTTYTTYDIQTLQLIEYKELPRFLTGHNGIVMRRDVPWSELTAEEKATCINKLGSQRCTA
- a CDS encoding WcaF family extracellular polysaccharide biosynthesis acetyltransferase, coding for MQLNEYTLGDYTPGAPLWKQLSWYYLGDPLVRSRWLPFSAIKVWILRRFGAQIGQGVRIKPGVQIKFPWRLSVGDYVWIGENAWLDNVAPITLESHVCISQGVYLCTGNHDWQHPEFKLIPDSIRIERGSWIAANAVVGPGVRVGEGAVLCLGSVTGRSLQPMTIYAGNPAQPIKERTFSKPDNPLE